From the genome of Ziziphus jujuba cultivar Dongzao chromosome 4, ASM3175591v1:
CTCAGAAACCTTGAAAAAGGTGTACGACAATATAATGTTATTAATGCCGTCCATTCTAGGATCTGTCTCGAACTCAGGGTCAATGTAAAAGAACACCTGCAAAAAATAAGATGCAATTTaataggaattttttttcatccatttattattatcattataattattttttaaaacgtttCGCTCAAATTCGATTGTAAGGACCAAAATACTTACGGGCATGTCAATCTGTTCCCCAGGAAGAAGACGCTGCTCCTCAAAGCAAAAGCACTGGATTTTATTGAAGTAAACTGCAGCCtttggaaagaaaataaacagtAAAGTTTTGAAAAGCTACATAGGAAAAGGCAAATAGAAAGTTAATagacaaaaatgaaatgaaattccAGCAAGCAAGATTTATGACACTATAATGGACCATTTACCGAACGAGTGATATGAGCTTGCATATTTATTTTAGGTATAGGCCTAAGAATTAGAATAagcattcaatatatatatatatatatatattttaaacataaaaaaatacgaATTTTATCAAGATTAGAACATTCAGTATACCGATTTTTTATGTATAGAATGTCTCTTCGTGTATACTACATTTGTAGACACCCCAGTATACCATGCAGTCTATACGTAGTATATACTCATTCGTACCTTCATAGGAGTAACATTGTACGTGGAGACACCAGTTATTGGAGTTGAACACTGATTTTCAGCAGTGTAAAATGCGAGAGCACTTTCTCCAGGCTTGACCCTTACCTGCAGGAAAAATGAATGGAAAAACAGAACA
Proteins encoded in this window:
- the LOC107416182 gene encoding cytochrome c oxidase assembly protein COX11, mitochondrial isoform X2, giving the protein MLLYLTALTFVMVGSSYAAVPLYRRFCQATGYGGTVQRRESVEEKIARHTKDGTVTSREIVVQFNADVADGMPWKFIPTQREVRVKPGESALAFYTAENQCSTPITGVSTYNVTPMKAAVYFNKIQCFCFEEQRLLPGEQIDMPVFFYIDPEFETDPRMDGINNIILSYTFFKVSEE